The Paenibacillus sp. YPG26 genome includes a window with the following:
- a CDS encoding GNAT family N-acetyltransferase produces MGFLQITKDNIADEHLCCALGAKSYENAVGEKKKWISERMSEGLVFYRLDERAKVFIEYLPAESAWVPVEAPNYMYINCLWVSGRYKNHGYARQLLNYCKEDALSRGMDGIVHIVGKKNYPYLSDKRFFEHVGFKIMDQAEPYFQLAVWRWNERAVIPFFANQAIRSPEREGVCIYYTAQCPFAVGMVEELGQAAEDQGVPFQAHRINTKEEARTAPLVWTTFGLFYNGKFITHEIWSGNKFSQFLMKKRSEA; encoded by the coding sequence ATGGGTTTTCTTCAGATTACCAAGGATAATATTGCGGATGAGCATCTATGCTGCGCGTTAGGCGCCAAATCTTATGAAAATGCCGTGGGCGAAAAGAAGAAATGGATTTCCGAAAGAATGAGTGAGGGTCTTGTGTTCTATCGCCTGGATGAGCGGGCCAAAGTATTTATTGAATATCTGCCCGCCGAAAGCGCATGGGTTCCTGTTGAGGCTCCCAACTACATGTATATCAACTGTTTGTGGGTCTCCGGCAGATATAAGAATCATGGCTATGCCAGACAATTGCTGAATTATTGCAAGGAAGATGCCTTATCACGAGGCATGGATGGGATTGTACATATTGTAGGGAAGAAGAATTACCCGTATCTGAGTGATAAGCGTTTCTTTGAGCATGTGGGATTCAAAATCATGGATCAAGCTGAGCCTTACTTTCAATTAGCGGTTTGGAGGTGGAATGAGCGGGCGGTTATACCTTTCTTTGCTAACCAGGCAATACGGTCTCCTGAACGTGAGGGTGTGTGCATTTATTACACGGCTCAATGTCCGTTCGCGGTGGGTATGGTGGAAGAACTGGGACAAGCAGCAGAAGATCAGGGCGTCCCATTTCAGGCACACAGAATCAATACGAAGGAAGAGGCGCGGACAGCACCATTAGTCTGGACTACTTTCGGTTTGTTCTATAACGGCAAGTTCATTACTCACGAGATATGGAGCGGTAATAAATTCAGCCAATTCCTGATGAAGAAGCGCTCGGAAGCATAG
- the modA gene encoding molybdate ABC transporter substrate-binding protein, translating to MLQKARISVLWSIVLFLMAALAGCGAPDNKGAPSGADIPARSAGKSTANPAETAELVVSAAASMTDALKDIQQAYEAAHPNIRLNFNFGASGALQHQIEQGAPADLFLSAAPKYMKALVDQRFIDINQQKKLLSNELVAVVPTDGTAEIANMTDLSKDSVKNIAMGIPESVPAGGYAKEALTRLKLWDPLQPKIVQGKDVRQVLQYVATGNADAGFVYKTDALTSQQVRVAFTVDPELYKPIEYHIGIVKATRHPRETADFYTYLQSKEALDVFVKYGFSILN from the coding sequence ATGTTACAGAAGGCGAGAATTAGTGTGTTATGGTCCATAGTCTTATTCTTGATGGCGGCCTTGGCAGGTTGCGGAGCACCTGATAATAAGGGGGCACCCAGCGGGGCGGATATTCCAGCGCGGAGTGCGGGAAAGTCCACTGCTAACCCAGCCGAGACCGCTGAATTGGTTGTATCGGCGGCGGCCAGTATGACGGATGCCCTGAAGGATATTCAGCAGGCTTATGAAGCTGCGCATCCTAATATCAGGCTGAATTTTAACTTTGGCGCATCCGGCGCTCTGCAGCATCAAATTGAGCAGGGGGCGCCTGCGGACTTATTTCTGTCTGCGGCTCCAAAGTATATGAAGGCACTGGTAGATCAGCGGTTCATCGATATCAATCAGCAAAAGAAGCTGCTGAGCAACGAGCTTGTGGCTGTGGTGCCAACAGACGGGACTGCAGAAATTGCGAACATGACAGACTTGTCCAAGGACAGTGTGAAGAATATTGCGATGGGGATTCCGGAGAGTGTGCCTGCAGGAGGTTATGCCAAAGAAGCGCTCACACGCCTGAAGCTGTGGGACCCGCTGCAGCCCAAGATAGTCCAGGGGAAAGACGTAAGGCAGGTTCTTCAATATGTAGCAACGGGAAATGCAGACGCCGGATTCGTCTATAAGACAGACGCCTTAACCTCGCAGCAGGTAAGGGTCGCCTTCACAGTAGACCCCGAATTGTACAAGCCAATCGAGTACCATATCGGTATCGTTAAGGCGACCAGGCATCCCAGAGAGACCGCGGACTTTTACACATACTTGCAGTCAAAAGAGGCGCTTGACGTCTTCGTTAAATATGGATTCTCCATTCTGAATTGA
- a CDS encoding iron-siderophore ABC transporter substrate-binding protein, giving the protein MNTTRKFSFNTLLISVVLILALAGCSSQPSGSAPASTPAKAASAAAETPKTTTEYPIKIKHAFGETVIESKPERVATIQWANHDVALALGVVPVGFSAANYGVQDNSGLLPWTAKKLKELDADKPNIFQDTDGLDFEAISDSNPDVILASYSGITQEDYDTLSKIAPVVAYPTTPWLTTWREQVLLNATGMGMKAEGEQLIKDTEKLIQDKASAYPQLKGKKVAWVNFSAKDMSKLHIYTPADPRGAFLQELGMVYPESVTKAIKDPNNYSMNLSAENADILNDADILIGYGGEDLYQAVKADPLLGKIPAIQRGSVVFIGDGTPLAAAGNPNPLAIGYTIDEYLKLIEGAINKIK; this is encoded by the coding sequence ATGAATACCACAAGAAAGTTCTCATTTAACACACTATTAATCTCAGTTGTACTGATACTGGCCCTGGCCGGTTGTTCCAGTCAGCCATCTGGTTCAGCTCCTGCATCGACACCAGCTAAGGCTGCTTCAGCAGCTGCCGAGACTCCGAAAACAACGACGGAATATCCGATTAAGATCAAGCACGCTTTCGGGGAAACGGTCATCGAGAGCAAACCTGAACGGGTAGCTACGATTCAATGGGCGAATCATGATGTGGCTCTTGCGCTTGGCGTTGTACCGGTGGGCTTCTCCGCGGCAAATTACGGTGTTCAGGATAACAGCGGACTTCTGCCTTGGACTGCCAAGAAGCTTAAAGAGCTGGACGCGGATAAGCCGAACATCTTCCAGGATACCGACGGTCTTGACTTTGAGGCCATCTCCGACTCCAACCCGGATGTCATTCTTGCGTCTTACTCCGGCATCACCCAGGAAGACTATGATACTCTTTCCAAGATTGCTCCAGTTGTAGCCTATCCAACTACCCCGTGGCTGACCACATGGCGCGAGCAGGTTCTGTTGAATGCCACAGGCATGGGCATGAAGGCAGAAGGCGAACAGCTCATCAAGGATACAGAGAAGTTAATTCAAGATAAAGCCAGCGCATACCCTCAACTTAAAGGTAAAAAGGTAGCCTGGGTCAATTTCTCAGCTAAGGACATGTCCAAGCTTCATATCTATACACCGGCAGATCCCCGCGGCGCTTTCCTCCAGGAGCTTGGCATGGTCTACCCGGAGAGTGTAACCAAGGCAATTAAGGATCCTAATAACTATTCCATGAATCTGAGCGCTGAGAACGCCGATATTCTTAACGATGCCGATATCCTGATCGGATATGGCGGCGAAGACTTATATCAAGCAGTGAAGGCAGATCCTCTGCTTGGCAAAATTCCAGCAATCCAGCGCGGCTCGGTAGTGTTCATCGGTGACGGTACACCTCTGGCAGCTGCCGGTAACCCGAATCCGCTGGCAATCGGTTATACCATTGATGAGTACCTCAAATTAATCGAAGGTGCCATTAACAAGATCAAATGA